A genomic region of Luteibacter aegosomatissinici contains the following coding sequences:
- a CDS encoding nucleotidyltransferase family protein — MLPPLPILKRGLALTTEALANELALARSGTAMPAWSELEWRLAGAAAVAHGVSPLLAGFSTWAPAGWQDFLATQREHVEIRQQRIAALILRIDARAREMALPLVALKGAALHGLGIYVAGERPMADIDLLVRQRDVPVVRALLEEIGYDESFRQWKHLVFKPRTGESIRGLGEHRDTPVNIEVHTRIHERLPIRTVDITETVWPADARPGINPYPSRGALMAHLLLHAAGNICGRSLRLLHLHDIAQLARRMPREEWAALWDGPMPPWWAWPALRLAAHYFPGTVPRAILDRLRQDCPRLLRLAASRQTLTSVSCSQLWLNLLPGAEWARTPGDITRLLMNRVRPTRESREERADMLRTQVWLQGQTWVRRGHLTRLITGLTRPVPRMDTLYVVRAALGELA; from the coding sequence ATGCTGCCGCCCCTGCCCATCCTGAAGCGCGGCCTGGCCCTCACCACCGAGGCGCTGGCGAACGAACTGGCGCTTGCGCGCTCCGGCACGGCCATGCCTGCATGGAGCGAGCTGGAATGGCGCCTGGCGGGAGCGGCTGCGGTGGCGCATGGTGTGTCACCATTGCTTGCCGGCTTTTCGACGTGGGCGCCTGCGGGTTGGCAGGATTTCCTGGCGACGCAGCGTGAACATGTGGAGATCAGGCAGCAGCGTATCGCCGCGCTTATCCTGCGTATCGATGCGCGCGCTCGCGAAATGGCCTTGCCGCTCGTGGCATTGAAGGGCGCGGCGTTACACGGCCTTGGCATTTACGTGGCCGGCGAACGGCCCATGGCCGATATCGATCTGCTCGTGCGCCAGCGTGATGTGCCCGTGGTGCGCGCGTTGCTGGAAGAAATCGGCTATGACGAATCGTTCCGCCAGTGGAAACACCTGGTGTTCAAGCCACGCACGGGTGAAAGCATTCGCGGATTGGGTGAGCACCGCGATACCCCGGTAAACATCGAGGTGCACACGCGCATCCACGAACGCCTGCCTATCCGCACCGTCGATATCACCGAGACGGTGTGGCCGGCCGATGCACGGCCGGGCATCAACCCGTACCCGTCGCGTGGTGCGTTGATGGCACATCTTCTGCTGCACGCCGCAGGCAATATCTGTGGCCGCAGCCTGCGCCTTCTACACCTGCACGACATCGCCCAACTCGCCCGGCGCATGCCTCGCGAAGAGTGGGCCGCACTCTGGGATGGCCCCATGCCGCCATGGTGGGCGTGGCCGGCACTGCGTCTCGCTGCGCACTACTTCCCCGGCACCGTGCCGCGCGCGATCCTCGATCGGCTGCGCCAGGATTGCCCCCGCCTGCTCCGCCTTGCCGCAAGCCGGCAGACGCTGACCAGCGTTTCATGCTCGCAGCTATGGCTGAACCTCCTCCCCGGTGCCGAGTGGGCACGCACGCCCGGCGACATCACCCGCCTGCTGATGAACCGCGTGCGGCCCACGCGGGAAAGCCGCGAAGAACGCGCCGACATGCTGCGCACGCAGGTGTGGCTGCAAGGGCAAACCTGGGTCCGCCGCGGCCACCTCACCCGCCTCATCACCGGCCTGACCCGCCCGGTACCACGCATGGACACCCTTTACGTCGTCCGCGCCGCCTTAGGCGAACTCGCCTGA
- a CDS encoding B12-binding domain-containing radical SAM protein produces MLNIQVGHSYFLRYDRKQWERGKPYPPLATLHIAALLRRMGHAVGLFDAMLAEGVEDYAPTLHAQRPSLVVFYEDNFNFLTKMCLGNMRDAACRMIGEAKADGARVLVAGSDASDHPEAFLAAGADAVLTGEGIGALMELVNRLERDPLIDPDAWTDGVPGIATRSPTGTRVTRLGVVPPDPRITGLPAWDLVDMPRYRALWMERHGYFSLNMAASRGCPFRCNWCAKPIWGNHYNQRSPQDVAAEMTYLKRTFAPDHIWMADDIFGFHVDWVSELARELQATDGSIPFMIQTRADLSSERMATALAAAGCVEAWIGAESGSQRVLDRMTKGTKVPDLIAARQRLGAHGIRVGFFIQLGYLGEELEDLLATRTLVQAAAPDDIGVSVSYPLPGTKFFEEVRAQLGRKTHWDDSDDLAMMFRGAYDTAFYREVRDLLHREVTAPGAALDDDWAELLAREEQHRHDEPTPAAWARRATGA; encoded by the coding sequence ATGCTGAACATCCAGGTTGGCCACTCCTACTTCCTGCGTTACGACCGCAAGCAGTGGGAGCGCGGCAAGCCCTACCCGCCGCTCGCCACCCTGCATATCGCCGCCCTGTTGCGGCGCATGGGCCATGCGGTGGGCCTGTTCGATGCCATGCTCGCGGAAGGCGTGGAGGATTACGCGCCGACCCTGCATGCGCAGCGGCCCTCCCTGGTCGTCTTCTACGAGGACAACTTCAACTTCCTGACCAAGATGTGCCTGGGCAACATGCGCGATGCGGCCTGCCGCATGATCGGTGAAGCCAAGGCCGATGGCGCACGGGTGCTGGTAGCCGGCTCCGACGCCTCGGATCACCCGGAAGCCTTCCTCGCCGCCGGTGCCGACGCGGTGCTGACCGGCGAGGGCATCGGCGCGCTGATGGAACTGGTGAACCGCCTGGAGCGCGATCCCCTGATCGACCCGGACGCGTGGACCGACGGCGTGCCGGGCATCGCGACGCGCTCCCCCACCGGCACCCGGGTGACCCGGCTCGGCGTGGTGCCACCCGATCCGCGCATCACCGGCCTGCCCGCCTGGGATCTGGTCGATATGCCGCGTTACCGCGCGCTGTGGATGGAACGGCACGGCTATTTCAGCCTGAACATGGCGGCCTCGCGTGGCTGCCCGTTCCGCTGCAACTGGTGCGCCAAGCCGATCTGGGGCAACCACTATAACCAGCGTTCGCCACAGGACGTGGCAGCGGAGATGACCTACCTGAAGCGCACGTTCGCCCCCGACCATATCTGGATGGCGGACGACATCTTCGGCTTCCATGTCGATTGGGTGAGTGAACTGGCGCGCGAGCTGCAGGCCACCGACGGTTCCATTCCCTTCATGATCCAGACCCGCGCCGATCTCTCCAGCGAACGCATGGCCACCGCCCTGGCCGCGGCCGGTTGCGTGGAGGCCTGGATTGGGGCGGAAAGCGGCAGCCAGCGCGTGCTCGATCGCATGACCAAGGGCACCAAGGTGCCCGATCTGATCGCCGCACGGCAGCGCCTTGGCGCGCACGGTATCCGCGTGGGCTTCTTCATCCAGCTGGGTTACCTGGGTGAAGAACTCGAGGACCTGCTGGCGACGCGGACGCTGGTACAGGCTGCGGCACCCGACGACATCGGCGTCAGCGTGTCGTACCCGCTGCCGGGCACGAAGTTCTTCGAAGAAGTACGCGCGCAACTGGGGCGCAAGACGCACTGGGACGATAGCGACGACCTGGCCATGATGTTCCGTGGCGCGTACGACACGGCGTTCTACCGTGAGGTGCGTGACCTGCTGCATCGTGAGGTGACGGCGCCCGGCGCGGCACTGGATGACGACTGGGCTGAACTGCTTGCGCGTGAAGAACAGCACCGCCACGACGAGCCCACACCGGCCGCATGGGCGCGCCGGGCGACAGGTGCATGA
- a CDS encoding serine kinase yields the protein MATTESFEAHEFADPFNERMRLPYARSWPVLGASFVFASNSEALLALAAVAYDGLPAHRLGAVPPVFHVELRLVPGGGGQAGEPPPVRTSSGGGMLVGIVDASNHVVVSPAQRRAVVTVSEDRLANAYHVRYELIEFAVYLLAARGQDLVSLHAACLGGEGRGVLLLGPSGAGKSTLTLQAALDGYDVMAEDGVFVDPRHLRATGVPNYLHVTDDSLVWLDGPSRRAVTAFPRIRRRSGVEKFEIDLRSGLFRPAPQPLDIVATIMLSPQRTDGPLLEPLARDDAMVRLAADQPYAARQPGWRRFVDTALMRGAWVLRRGPTPRATLDALAPWLTLQEAVG from the coding sequence ATGGCGACGACTGAATCCTTCGAGGCACACGAGTTCGCCGATCCGTTCAATGAACGGATGCGGCTGCCCTACGCCCGCAGCTGGCCCGTGCTGGGCGCGTCGTTTGTGTTCGCCAGCAACAGCGAAGCCCTGCTGGCGTTGGCCGCGGTGGCGTACGACGGCCTGCCGGCGCACCGCCTGGGCGCGGTCCCGCCGGTGTTTCACGTTGAACTGAGGCTCGTGCCCGGCGGGGGCGGCCAGGCGGGCGAGCCACCGCCGGTACGTACGTCCTCGGGTGGCGGCATGCTGGTGGGCATCGTCGACGCCTCCAACCATGTAGTGGTCTCGCCGGCGCAGCGTCGCGCCGTGGTCACCGTGTCGGAAGACCGCCTCGCGAACGCGTACCACGTCCGCTACGAACTGATTGAGTTCGCGGTGTACCTGTTGGCCGCACGGGGACAGGACCTGGTCTCACTGCACGCCGCGTGCCTGGGCGGCGAAGGTCGCGGCGTGTTGCTGCTTGGCCCATCGGGTGCCGGCAAATCCACGCTGACGCTGCAGGCGGCGCTCGATGGCTACGACGTAATGGCCGAGGATGGCGTTTTCGTGGATCCGCGCCACCTGCGCGCGACGGGCGTTCCGAACTACCTGCATGTGACGGACGATAGCCTTGTTTGGCTCGATGGCCCGTCGCGGCGTGCCGTTACCGCCTTTCCGCGTATCCGTCGCCGAAGTGGCGTCGAGAAGTTCGAGATCGATCTGCGCTCCGGTCTGTTTCGCCCGGCGCCCCAGCCGCTCGATATCGTCGCCACGATCATGCTTTCGCCCCAGCGCACCGATGGCCCCCTGCTGGAGCCGCTTGCACGTGACGATGCGATGGTCCGCCTGGCCGCGGATCAGCCGTATGCCGCACGCCAGCCGGGCTGGCGGCGCTTCGTCGATACCGCGCTGATGCGCGGTGCGTGGGTACTCCGCCGTGGGCCCACGCCACGGGCAACGCTGGATGCGCTGGCGCCGTGGCTCACGCTGCAGGAAGCCGTAGGCTAG